CAGAGCAAGTCAGCGCCTCTACCGACCCGCCTTTCTGCTCTCTGGTGCCGCCCGTTTTTTGTACCAGTAAGCTCAGTGGCGACTTACCGCCACTTCTGCCCATTCCACCCAGACCCGAACAGCGGGCATACGCCGCCTTCTGCCGGTGGGTGTCTTTTCCGCTCGGCTTGAATCGCAAGCTGTCTGGGAGTGGTTCTCAGTACGGTCGAGGGCAGCTCTTTACCGCACGGAAGCGAGTGACCTCACGAACAGTGGCTTCCGTGAAACTGAATGCCACTGTTACCGCTGGGACACAATAGACCTCCTGCGAAAGTGTAAGACTGAGTTGGTTGAGTGAAATACGATCGCTTGGAACGCACGTCAAAAGCAGATCAGACACGATTTAACCGTCATACGGAGATCCTCTTGCTCCATGAATTTTAAATGATATTCAGTCTTATTAAAGGAGTCTGTGCTAATCTTTGAACTACCGACAATTTTATTATCTTTTGTCTCTATAACTCTAACTTCCCCATCTTTATGGTAGGTACAATTCTCGTTAGTTCTTTTGCATCCCACCAACCGCTATATAATGAGATCCAAGTGTTCTCTGACGTGAGAACATTGATTGTGAATATTGCTGAATCCCCTTTCTTTAATGAGGCTATCTCGGATCGCATACCTTTGACTGTTAATGGTTTCTTAGGATCATCGTTTGTTTCGATTGTTTTTAGACTTAGCCCGCTGTCGTCACAACTCTTGAATTTCTTCAGTTTGTCCCAGCTGCTGGCCATACTAGGATTTTCAACGTCGAATGATAAATTACCGCTTTCAAGCAAAGACCTTTCGCAGCTCAGAATATATTGAATCTCAGGCTTGTTTAAGTCCAATCTATTCCCTGTGCCTTCCGTGATGTATGAAATTGGAAAATTATCTCCTTTCATATATTCTTCATGCAGCACGATTGTCTTTCCCGACTTTGATGTTACAGAAATTTGGATCGGACCATACTTTCTGCTCACCTCAATGCTCGAATGAAGGGAGAAATCCAAATCTAACCCAATGCTTTTATAATACGGAATTTCCCTCTCAACACCGACCACAGGATCGGCACAATTTGTGCTGATCAGTCTGCCATCACGAATATTCCGAGTGAAACTATCTGTGCAGGCCAAGAGAAGTTTATAAGACGATTCATCAATACCTTTCGGCACTAAACCTAATGCAGCAGAACTAAAAGTAGTTAAAAGAGCGAAGACAGCCTGAGGACGAAGCATTGTTGTGATTATAACGCCTTTTCCGTCCCCTGATTAGACCTCCTGAGGAAGTCATGTTTTGGTTGCTGTGGCGTGATTGCAGAGGGCGGCGATGAGATGCGCACGCAATGCAAATCGCCGTCTTCGATGACGATAGACCTCCTTGAGCACCCGAAAGATCTTCAGTTGCCGAATGACGTGTTCCACCCGCAGGCGGGTAGTGGCCAGGGCGCGGTTTTCGCATCGTTGCTCTACGGTCAGTGGTGTGTTTTTGGAAGCTTTATGCGGCGTGATGGCATGGCCGTGATCGACCCAGAGGCCCTGATAGCCCGCATCGCCAATAAGGGCCGTCTCGCGGTGCACCCGCAGACCGGAGTGTCGGCAGAGGGTCAGATCATGCATGGACCCAAAGGCGGTAGCAACACACGTAATCATGTGTGTCGCGACGTTGATGACCACCTGAGTCTTGAGGGTATGGCGTTTCTTCTTGCCGCTGTACCAGGGGCGCTGCTTTTTTTAGGCCGCTCACATGGCGTTTCCGCCGTGTCAATGGCGATGATCTGGAAGACGTTCTCCGCTTCCCTGAGACCCTTTTTGCCTGGGAGACGAAACTGCCCACTGGCAATCAGGGCCGCTTCGACCCGTTCCACTGCGCTGCACGGTGGTTTCATGAACGCCCCAATCATCGCCCAGGTGTGCGAAGGTGCGGTACTCTCGCCAGAATTCCAGAGTCAGCAGCAGTTGTTCGGCAGGACTGAGGGCTGCGGGTCGCCCCGATTTCTTCTTGGCAGCCTCCCGTTCCACGAGGACCGCTTCCATTAAGGTGAAGGTTTCCGGATAAATTCCCGTGCGCCGCTTAAACCGCGTCCGGTTCATCTTCAGCGTGCGTTCCAAGCGATCGTGCTTCACTCAACCAGCTTAGTACTGCACTTTCGCAGGAAGTCTAATGGACCACCGCTGTAAATCCTGTCTTATTCCTTCTCGAACACCCAGGTCTGCTCCTCGGCGGTCAGGGTCAGGGTTCGGCCGCTGACACGAAGGGTCGGGCCCCCCTCCAGAGCGCTCAGCAGTGGCAGCGTCTGGTCCTCGGGGCACATCATGCGGGTGCTGATCAGCGGGCCGTCTACCAGTAGGCGCCCGCCTTTTAAGCTGTAGGCGCCGCCAAATGAATTGCAGCCGTCGGTACCGCCCACCCGGGCCCCATCCAGGGTCAGGGTCACAGGGCGAAAGGTGGAGGGCGCCGCCTGGCCATCCAGCAGCTTCAGGCGGTAGGTGCCGCTGACGGCTGGGGCGGCGGGCGGCGTCACGGGCGCCGGGCTAACCGGGGCAGGGCTGACAGGCCCCGCGCCGGTCGCGCTGCGGGTCAGGGTTAAGGTGCCGGCGGCGCCGGTTAGGGTCAGGGTGGTGCCGCTCAGCGCGGGCGTCAAGGGGCCACGCAGCAAGGTGGTCAGCGCCTGCTCAGCCTGGGCCTGTGGGGCCGAACACAGCATACGGGTGCCTGCCAGCGGCACGAACTGGAACTGACCACTGCCCAGGCGGGTGCCCGCTGCGCGCAGAGTATTGCAGCCCACCACGCCCGTGACCGCCAGTTGGGGGCCGCTCACGGTCAGACTCAGCAGGCCGTGCAGGGGCACGTCCTGACCGCCCAGGGTCAGGCGGCGGGCCACATAGCCGCCGTCCAGAGCTGCAACAGCGGAAGATGAGGTCACGGCGCCTCCGGTGAAGGTCAGGCGGCCACCACCGGCCACCAGGGTCAGGGTACTGCCGCTCTGCTCAAAACGGGTGGTGCGGGCCAGCAGGCTCAGGTAATCCTCACGCAGACTCAGGGCGGCGTCGGGACAGGTCGCGCTGCTGCCGCCCTGAAGCCCACGCAGCAGCAGCGCCTGACCTTTGAGGGTGCCGGCGCCGGTCAGGGGACTGCAACCGGTGCTGCCCGATACCCGCAGCGCCGCGCCGCTGGTGTCCAGACGCAGGGTGGGCCGCGCCAGGGCCGGGCCGGGCGTGATGGGCACCCCCCCTGGCACCTGGATGCTTTGCAGCGTCCAAGTAGTCCCGACCGGAGAAGCGGCGGCAGTACCCAGCACCGCCAGGGTCAGAGAAGCAGCCAGAGGAAGGGCGGTCAGCAGCGCACACATGGCTTGGTTGTACACCCCTGGCCTGATGGCGGCGTGATGAGCTGACAGCAGCTGCTCGCTCCACCCTGGAGGTCACAGCACACCCCTCAATTCTGCCCACGCCGCTGCCTGTGGCAGCGCCTTACTTCGTTCGCCCCAGGGCGGCCAGGGGCGACACCCCTTGGCCCCTCTGGGTTCTGCTGTAAGTGGCGTCCAGGGGCGGCCTGCCTTCATAGGCCGCCCACCGCGTACAATGAAGGCAAACGCTCGTTAGGAGCGGGGACTGCAGGAGGAACGTATGGAAGACCGCCGCATTCGGGTGCTGATTGCCAAGCCGGGCATGGACGGCCACGACAGAGGTGCCAAGGTGGTGGCGCGCGCCCTGCGTGACGCTGGGATGGAAGTGATTTACACCGGCCTGCGCCAGACCGCCGAAATGATTGTGAATGCCGCCGTGCAAGAAGACGTGGACGCCATCGGCCTGAGCGTGCTGTCAGGGGCGCACATGCACTATTTCCGCGAGGTCATGGGCCTGCTTAGGGAGCGGCAGGCCGAGGACATCATCGTGTTTGGGGGCGGCATCATCCCTGACCAGGACCTGCCCACGTTGCAGGAACTGGGGGTGGGGCGCGTCTTTACGCCCGGCGCCAGCACCGAGGACGCGGCGGCCTACCTGCGCGGCGCGGTGCAGGCCCGCTGGCGGGCCCAGGGCGAGGCGTGACCCCCGCCCGCGCCCGTGAGTGACGCGGCCGGGCGCACCAAGCCGCTGACCTTCAGTCGCCTGGCCCCGCTCTATACAGCGCAGGCCCTGGCCACGGGGGCCACGACCGTCAGCACGGTGCTGTCCAGCCTCATCATGAGTGGGCTGGGGCACGAGGGCCTGGCAGGGCTGCCCGCCACCCTGATTAGCGCCGCTGCCGCCCTCTCGGCTGGTTTCTTTGGCGCGTGGATGCTGCGCGCAGGCCGCCGCACAGGCTTGAGTGCGGCGTTCGTGCTGGGCGCTGCGGGCGCCGTGGTCGGGTTTGTGGGCGCGCGCGCGGGCCTCCTGCCCATCTTTTTGCTGGGGGCGGCGCTGGTGGGCGCGGCGCAGGGGGGCTACCAGCAGGCGCGCTACGCCGTGGCCGAGAGTGTCCCCGACGCCCGCCGGGGCACCGCCCTGGGAACCCTGATGCTCATGAGCGTGGCCGGCTCTTTTCTGATGACCGGCCTGGCGCGGCCCATTGAAGCGCTGGGGGGCGCCCTGGGCAGCACCCCCGAACTGGCCGGCTGGCTGGTGGGCGCCGCCCTGCTGGGGCTGGCCGCGCTGCTCATTCAGACCTGGCAACCGCTGCGGGCGCCTGTCAGCGCGGCGCAAGCCCGCCTGAGCCTGCGCGCGGCCTTTGCCATTCCGGGCGTGAAATCCACCGCCCTGGCCCTGGCCACCGCCCAGGGCCTGATGGTTACCCTGATGAGCCTGACGCCGCTGCGCGCGCACCACATGGGCCTGGAACATGCCGGGGTGGCCGCGCTGATCAGCGGGCACATTCTGGGCATGTTCGGTTTTGGCTGGCTGACGGGACCGGCCCTGGACCGCTACGGCCTGCGCTTTGGCTACCTGGGCGGCGCGGCGCTGCTGGCGGCGGCGGCCCTGACCGCGCCCCTGCACGGCACGGCCTGGCTGGCGGTCAGCATGTTCGTGTTGGGCCTGGGCTGGAACCTGGCCTTCGTGGCGGGCAGCAAAGCCCTGACCCGCTTTCCCGCCGCCCAGGGCGTGACGGATGGCCTGGGCTATGTGGCGGCCGGCGCGGGCACTCTGCTGGGCGGCGCCGTGATTGCCCGCTTCGGCTTTCCTGCTCTGGCCCTGACCTGCGCGTTCCTGCCCGGCCTGCTGCTGGTCAGCGCGTGGCGGGTCAAAGGTCAGTGAGACAGTCACTGACCCCACCAGTTGCGTCAACGGCTCAATCCGGACAGATTGGGAAAGGAGCGGGGCCGATAAGGTCGCGCCGTGGCACAGGCAGACCTGTGTTCTTCCAACTCATAGGCGTGAGAGAGGGAACCCCAAAGCGGTAGGAGGCGTGCCATTTTTTGCACGCCTCCCACCGCTTTGGGGTTCCCGCACCTCTGCTGCCCACCCTGTCCCCTGACCGAGCCTTGAGGTCTGGCGTCAATCCCTCTGGAACACCCTCCAGCCCCGACTCGCTTTCCCTGCTGTAGCCACTCACCACCTCCAGCTTTTACGGATTGGGCGCACTGGCGAAGGTGTCGTCTCCCGGCGTCACCGTGCCCTTGCCGCCCTGCTGGTCGTAACGGACGCCGCTATTCATGCGGGCGGCGGCTGCCGCCTGGGTGTTGGCCGCGCTCACGGCGCCGCCGGGCGCAAAAGAACGGGTCCACATGTACCAGCGCGGGGCCACGCCATGCTTGCGGGCCAGGCCGCTGGCAGGGTTCAGGTCGAAGATGTATTCGGGGAAGATCTCGGTGCGGCTGACAAACCGGGCCATCTGCAGATTGTTGTCGCCGCCCAGGTCCAGCAGGCGACTGCTCTTGATCCATTCCACGGCCACGCCGCTGGCCTTCAGGGTCTGGGCAATGCGGGCGCTGCGGGCCGCTGGGGTGGCATCGGGGCTCAGGTAAGCGTAGCTGTGGCCGCCACCTGGGCTGGCTGGCGACCAGAACGGGTCGGCCAGAATGACGCGGCCTGGCCGCCTGACGGCAGGCAGGGTGGGGTCGCTGTACGCCTGGTTGGCCAGGGCCAGCGCCATCTGCGCCCCCAGCGAGTGCCCCATCACCCGCACGCGCTCGGGGCCGCTGTATGTCCAGGCTGACAGGGCGCTTTTGTAAGCCGCGTAGAAGAGCCCCCCAGCGCTGACCGTGGGCATCCCGGCCTGGGTGTAGCTGCCGTCCGGCTGGCGGTAACGCATGTTGATGGTCTGGGTGCGCCCCAGCGCGTCGCGGTAGCTGTA
The sequence above is drawn from the Deinococcus betulae genome and encodes:
- a CDS encoding MFS transporter — its product is MSDAAGRTKPLTFSRLAPLYTAQALATGATTVSTVLSSLIMSGLGHEGLAGLPATLISAAAALSAGFFGAWMLRAGRRTGLSAAFVLGAAGAVVGFVGARAGLLPIFLLGAALVGAAQGGYQQARYAVAESVPDARRGTALGTLMLMSVAGSFLMTGLARPIEALGGALGSTPELAGWLVGAALLGLAALLIQTWQPLRAPVSAAQARLSLRAAFAIPGVKSTALALATAQGLMVTLMSLTPLRAHHMGLEHAGVAALISGHILGMFGFGWLTGPALDRYGLRFGYLGGAALLAAAALTAPLHGTAWLAVSMFVLGLGWNLAFVAGSKALTRFPAAQGVTDGLGYVAAGAGTLLGGAVIARFGFPALALTCAFLPGLLLVSAWRVKGQ
- a CDS encoding META domain-containing protein, translated to MCALLTALPLAASLTLAVLGTAAASPVGTTWTLQSIQVPGGVPITPGPALARPTLRLDTSGAALRVSGSTGCSPLTGAGTLKGQALLLRGLQGGSSATCPDAALSLREDYLSLLARTTRFEQSGSTLTLVAGGGRLTFTGGAVTSSSAVAALDGGYVARRLTLGGQDVPLHGLLSLTVSGPQLAVTGVVGCNTLRAAGTRLGSGQFQFVPLAGTRMLCSAPQAQAEQALTTLLRGPLTPALSGTTLTLTGAAGTLTLTRSATGAGPVSPAPVSPAPVTPPAAPAVSGTYRLKLLDGQAAPSTFRPVTLTLDGARVGGTDGCNSFGGAYSLKGGRLLVDGPLISTRMMCPEDQTLPLLSALEGGPTLRVSGRTLTLTAEEQTWVFEKE
- a CDS encoding cobalamin B12-binding domain-containing protein; the protein is MEDRRIRVLIAKPGMDGHDRGAKVVARALRDAGMEVIYTGLRQTAEMIVNAAVQEDVDAIGLSVLSGAHMHYFREVMGLLRERQAEDIIVFGGGIIPDQDLPTLQELGVGRVFTPGASTEDAAAYLRGAVQARWRAQGEA
- a CDS encoding helix-turn-helix domain-containing protein, which encodes MKHDRLERTLKMNRTRFKRRTGIYPETFTLMEAVLVEREAAKKKSGRPAALSPAEQLLLTLEFWREYRTFAHLGDDWGVHETTVQRSGTGRSGPDCQWAVSSPRQKGSQGSGERLPDHRH